A stretch of Paucidesulfovibrio gracilis DSM 16080 DNA encodes these proteins:
- a CDS encoding L-threonylcarbamoyladenylate synthase, whose protein sequence is MQTIQQILSEGGVVVYPTETLYALGCHGFLRDAALRVAAIKGRPESKPLPLIVGDTSMLELVTETISGTVRALAEAFWPGPLSILVPALPAVPRPIRDDRGLVSVRSTPHPLAAQICRDLDAPLVATSANFSGESPVGNPRDLDPDLLAKTDAALLEAPFPPGGAPSTLVHPLGKGRVQIVRPGAISIGEIKKLGFSVISE, encoded by the coding sequence ATGCAGACCATCCAACAAATACTTTCTGAAGGCGGCGTAGTGGTTTATCCAACGGAAACCCTCTACGCCCTCGGGTGTCACGGCTTTTTGCGCGACGCGGCGCTCCGCGTGGCCGCCATCAAAGGACGCCCGGAGTCCAAGCCGTTGCCGCTCATTGTCGGCGATACTTCCATGCTCGAACTGGTAACGGAAACGATTTCCGGAACCGTCCGCGCCTTGGCAGAAGCGTTCTGGCCCGGCCCGCTCTCCATCCTGGTCCCGGCCCTGCCCGCGGTTCCGCGTCCGATTCGTGACGACCGGGGACTGGTGTCGGTCCGTTCCACGCCGCACCCCTTGGCCGCGCAAATCTGTCGAGATCTGGACGCCCCCCTGGTGGCCACCAGCGCCAATTTCAGCGGGGAGAGTCCCGTGGGCAATCCTCGCGACCTGGATCCAGACCTGCTGGCCAAGACCGACGCGGCCCTGCTTGAAGCGCCGTTTCCTCCGGGCGGCGCTCCCTCCACCCTGGTTCACCCCCTGGGCAAAGGACGTGTTCAGATAGTACGGCCCGGAGCCATTTCCATTGGTGAGATTAAAAAGCTTGGCTTTTCAGTAATTTCTGAATAA
- a CDS encoding glycosyltransferase family 2 protein, with product MVAMFSSHDPAFGQDALRLLRSAAPTWPLGIEEDRTALSLGSGMARMARDNAPALWDPARRLLFWNWQRRPLHRDALDDLLQAGGDGSLPMPRLLRRLQTALHRPLDPAPLLEAMELGEQALVLKHLLRFVRCPGDGLFWLAQCWDWLLRLGREDLPPSLLDAVAVEEDSAPVLQGLRAQWAVLYRPAEEALAHVQKMDPALWSPWREYLEAELYSRLGRQVEAVRTLGRVWRAMPWHPNIILKLSGWVQPVENPEPADLVDACVLVYSWNKADLLEQTLRSVAASQLQGARVVVLDNGSNDRTPEVVARCSALFPPGRFTDVRLPVNVGAPAARNWMLSLPEVRESRMAAFLDDDVILPSDWLVRLTAAMERHDADVVGCRIVSASPPPAVQSADYHLLEPGRGGRTFQECEDNVVVFENSGNALDFGLYDYCRPAVSVSGCCHLLRLRGVEQVGDFDIRFSPTQFDDLERDLRVNLAGLRVVYDGGLVVRHVQHSSLAKAQSLSSAAHIFGNRMKLEGKYRRAEIMELAQKHTALLWDDLLARRAALVRGLP from the coding sequence ATGGTCGCCATGTTTTCGTCACATGATCCGGCGTTTGGGCAAGATGCGTTGCGCCTGTTGCGCAGTGCGGCCCCCACATGGCCGTTGGGCATTGAGGAGGATCGGACCGCTCTTTCGCTGGGCAGCGGCATGGCGCGCATGGCCCGCGATAACGCCCCAGCCCTTTGGGATCCGGCTCGGAGACTCTTGTTTTGGAATTGGCAGCGGCGGCCTTTGCATCGTGACGCGCTGGACGATCTGCTCCAGGCCGGTGGGGACGGTTCCCTTCCCATGCCCCGGCTGTTGCGACGGCTTCAGACCGCACTGCATCGTCCGCTGGATCCGGCTCCCCTGCTTGAGGCCATGGAGCTGGGAGAACAAGCCCTGGTGCTCAAACATCTGCTGCGTTTTGTACGCTGTCCGGGCGACGGATTGTTCTGGCTGGCGCAATGTTGGGATTGGCTGCTGCGGCTTGGGCGTGAGGATCTGCCGCCCTCCCTACTGGACGCCGTGGCCGTGGAGGAGGATTCGGCTCCTGTGCTCCAGGGGCTGCGTGCTCAATGGGCCGTGCTGTATCGGCCTGCGGAAGAAGCCCTGGCCCATGTGCAAAAAATGGATCCGGCCTTGTGGTCGCCCTGGCGGGAGTATCTTGAAGCCGAGCTGTATTCGCGCCTGGGCCGTCAGGTCGAGGCGGTGCGCACTTTGGGCCGGGTCTGGCGGGCCATGCCCTGGCATCCCAATATCATCCTGAAGCTGTCGGGCTGGGTGCAGCCTGTGGAGAACCCGGAACCAGCTGATCTGGTGGATGCCTGTGTGCTGGTCTACTCCTGGAACAAAGCGGACTTGTTGGAGCAGACCTTGCGAAGCGTGGCCGCGTCCCAGTTGCAGGGTGCCCGGGTTGTGGTGCTGGACAATGGGTCCAACGACCGGACCCCCGAGGTGGTGGCGCGTTGTTCTGCTCTGTTCCCGCCCGGGCGGTTCACGGATGTGCGGCTGCCTGTGAACGTGGGCGCTCCGGCCGCCCGCAATTGGATGCTTTCCTTGCCCGAGGTGCGGGAATCCCGGATGGCGGCGTTCCTGGATGACGACGTTATTTTGCCTTCGGATTGGTTGGTCCGGCTGACAGCGGCCATGGAGCGGCATGACGCGGATGTGGTTGGGTGCCGCATTGTTTCCGCCTCACCCCCCCCGGCCGTTCAGTCCGCGGATTACCATTTGCTGGAACCCGGGCGCGGAGGGCGGACTTTTCAAGAATGCGAGGACAATGTCGTGGTGTTTGAAAACAGCGGCAACGCCCTTGACTTCGGGCTGTACGACTATTGCCGTCCTGCGGTGTCCGTTTCGGGCTGCTGTCATTTGCTCCGGCTGCGTGGGGTGGAGCAGGTCGGTGATTTCGACATCCGCTTTTCCCCCACACAATTTGATGATCTGGAGCGCGACCTGCGCGTCAATCTTGCGGGCTTGCGGGTCGTGTATGACGGGGGGCTGGTGGTGCGCCATGTGCAGCATTCCAGCCTGGCCAAGGCGCAAAGCCTTTCCTCGGCCGCTCATATTTTCGGCAACCGTATGAAGCTGGAAGGCAAATACAGGCGAGCCGAAATAATGGAATTGGCTCAAAAGCATACCGCACTCCTGTGGGACGATCTTCTGGCCCGGCGTGCGGCCCTGGTGCGGGGACTGCCCTGA
- the pdxA gene encoding 4-hydroxythreonine-4-phosphate dehydrogenase PdxA, translating to MQTILVTLGDPGGLGPELLARIVSERQDFDDAFRYLFFGPEAALKAHWSGRQPFWSRLDDPEQIRHAPAGIYLFEPPELTDAACPLGQPSVSGGYCAGVSLEWAVRLLDDAVGQGLCTCPLNKAMLQEAGFDFPGHTEFLAERLGVGRDNVCMHLGGPALRVSLVTTHPPLRRVADLITPERVLRCLELTREHLQRLGVDGPIAVCGLNPHAGESGKIGSEETDILEPTLVAARERGFDVAGPLPADTVFHFAVQGQYAAVLAMYHDQGLAPLKLWHFSDAVNVTLGLPYPRTSPDHGTGYDITGTGRAGLESMAAALDMVKRLVRASRPKA from the coding sequence ATGCAGACCATACTCGTTACGTTGGGCGATCCGGGCGGACTCGGCCCGGAACTGTTGGCCCGTATTGTTTCGGAACGACAGGATTTCGACGATGCGTTCCGATATCTCTTTTTCGGTCCGGAAGCCGCGCTGAAGGCACATTGGTCCGGCAGACAACCGTTTTGGTCCAGGTTGGACGACCCGGAACAGATACGCCATGCCCCTGCGGGAATATATTTATTTGAGCCGCCGGAGTTGACGGATGCGGCCTGCCCTTTGGGACAGCCGTCGGTGTCGGGCGGGTATTGCGCCGGGGTGAGCCTGGAATGGGCCGTGCGGCTGTTGGACGATGCCGTGGGGCAGGGACTGTGCACCTGCCCATTGAACAAGGCCATGCTTCAGGAGGCAGGGTTCGATTTTCCGGGGCATACGGAATTTTTGGCGGAGCGTTTGGGCGTAGGGCGCGACAATGTTTGCATGCATCTGGGCGGACCGGCATTGCGGGTGAGCCTGGTGACCACTCATCCCCCGTTGCGGCGTGTGGCTGATTTGATCACCCCGGAGCGGGTGTTGCGTTGTCTGGAACTCACGCGGGAACACTTGCAGCGACTGGGCGTGGATGGTCCCATTGCCGTGTGCGGTCTGAATCCTCATGCCGGAGAGTCCGGCAAGATCGGCAGTGAAGAGACGGACATTCTGGAACCGACCCTGGTAGCGGCACGGGAGCGAGGATTTGATGTCGCCGGACCGTTGCCCGCAGACACGGTGTTTCATTTCGCGGTGCAGGGGCAGTATGCCGCGGTACTGGCCATGTATCACGACCAGGGGTTGGCTCCGCTTAAGTTGTGGCATTTTTCGGATGCGGTGAACGTGACCCTTGGGCTGCCGTATCCGCGCACCTCGCCGGACCACGGCACCGGGTATGACATCACGGGAACTGGCCGGGCCGGGTTGGAAAGCATGGCTGCGGCCCTGGACATGGTCAAGCGTCTGGTGCGGGCGAGTCGTCCCAAGGCATAG
- a CDS encoding FAD-dependent oxidoreductase translates to MPHNTDILILGGGLAGLRAAWAAAQSAPKLRVSLATLRPVPSGSSFANANGQLGMQLPQTDRERDQFFQEILSLAEPGHISRPLAEILVQEAESRFLDLDSLGLRFQREATGKLLRRTACFSPHARAAILYDLPHAYQRLCETVSTLGVDLLTGLETVSLLMDNGVARGAVLRKAGVGTKAHAMQDASMEYRARAVVVALGGPAARHPRHMAGPGSTGQGWELLQAAGAQLNNTDFLQYFWLNVETRQFRSPAEIAGPLAVAMTPDGREVAPSAKVLSLADARSGHCPAAWGPVPHQGELVHDYGMDQWLQAQANEKGVVRVKVDRNPWEQVALFVHSGNGGAVIGSHGEVHDLNNAPLPGLFACGECTTGMHGANRLGGAMVTATQVFGRRAGNAAARFALGA, encoded by the coding sequence ATGCCACACAACACGGATATTCTGATTCTCGGCGGCGGGCTGGCCGGTCTTCGCGCAGCCTGGGCCGCAGCCCAAAGCGCTCCCAAGCTTCGCGTCAGCCTGGCGACTCTGCGTCCCGTTCCCTCCGGATCCTCCTTTGCCAACGCCAACGGACAATTGGGCATGCAGCTCCCCCAAACGGATCGGGAACGCGATCAATTTTTCCAGGAGATCCTCTCCTTGGCTGAACCTGGACATATCTCCCGCCCTTTGGCGGAAATCCTGGTTCAGGAAGCTGAATCCCGCTTTCTGGACCTGGATTCCCTGGGGCTTCGTTTTCAGCGTGAGGCAACGGGCAAGCTGCTTCGTCGCACCGCCTGCTTCAGCCCCCACGCCCGGGCCGCGATCCTCTACGATCTGCCCCACGCCTACCAACGGCTTTGCGAGACTGTATCCACCCTTGGCGTGGATCTGCTCACCGGACTGGAGACCGTATCCCTGCTGATGGACAACGGGGTGGCACGCGGCGCCGTGTTGCGCAAGGCAGGCGTAGGCACCAAAGCTCATGCCATGCAGGATGCTTCCATGGAATATCGGGCGCGCGCCGTGGTAGTGGCTTTGGGTGGTCCTGCGGCCCGACACCCGCGCCACATGGCCGGACCGGGCAGTACCGGACAGGGTTGGGAACTGCTGCAAGCTGCTGGAGCGCAACTCAACAACACGGATTTCCTGCAATATTTCTGGCTCAATGTGGAAACACGACAATTCCGATCCCCTGCGGAAATCGCCGGTCCCCTTGCTGTGGCCATGACGCCGGACGGACGCGAAGTCGCCCCGTCGGCCAAAGTGCTCTCCCTGGCGGACGCCCGGTCAGGACACTGCCCCGCCGCCTGGGGACCGGTTCCACATCAAGGCGAATTGGTTCACGACTACGGCATGGACCAATGGCTCCAGGCCCAGGCGAATGAAAAAGGCGTGGTTCGAGTCAAGGTGGACCGCAATCCGTGGGAGCAGGTCGCCCTATTTGTTCACTCGGGCAACGGCGGGGCCGTGATCGGTTCGCACGGTGAAGTCCATGACCTGAACAATGCGCCCCTGCCCGGACTGTTTGCGTGCGGGGAATGCACCACAGGCATGCACGGCGCCAACCGCCTGGGCGGGGCCATGGTCACGGCCACCCAGGTCTTTGGCCGCCGGGCCGGAAACGCCGCCGCCCGATTCGCGCTCGGCGCGTGA
- a CDS encoding tetratricopeptide repeat protein produces the protein MSVELIKARKRLSEVNSLLKQGKPMAAANALTQALATILRNPLMKNERDEFAKLIDQAVYSLNQDKQLRQLYPLVIPYKPGQEKELYKAMQDLLAELQNHVTETVQNELASQEEHKKTELAKGQVQLDQKAFDQARDTFGKLVRTHKTDTELKADIADRYLKASQYDDALSMLEHALETDPQAVYLYNRIAIVLRKLKQFDTSEQYFLKALEHTHDDEYLYFNLGRLYFDWKKWDRMRDAAGKALEINPDFKEAEKMRAYAMKKI, from the coding sequence ATGTCCGTCGAACTCATCAAAGCCCGCAAGCGACTCTCGGAAGTGAACAGTCTGCTCAAGCAAGGAAAGCCCATGGCGGCTGCCAATGCCTTGACGCAGGCTCTCGCCACCATCCTGCGCAACCCCCTGATGAAGAACGAACGGGACGAATTCGCCAAGCTCATCGACCAGGCTGTCTATTCCCTGAATCAGGATAAACAGCTCCGGCAACTCTATCCACTGGTGATCCCGTATAAACCGGGCCAGGAAAAAGAGCTGTACAAGGCCATGCAGGATCTGCTTGCCGAATTGCAGAACCACGTCACGGAAACCGTGCAAAACGAGCTGGCCAGCCAGGAAGAACACAAAAAAACCGAATTGGCCAAAGGGCAGGTCCAACTGGACCAAAAAGCCTTTGACCAGGCGCGCGACACCTTCGGCAAGCTGGTGCGCACCCACAAAACCGACACGGAACTCAAGGCTGACATTGCGGACCGCTATCTCAAGGCATCGCAGTACGACGACGCCCTGAGCATGCTGGAACACGCACTGGAAACCGACCCCCAGGCAGTGTACCTCTACAACCGCATCGCCATTGTGCTGCGTAAGCTGAAGCAGTTCGACACGTCGGAACAATACTTTCTCAAGGCTCTGGAGCACACCCACGACGACGAGTATCTCTACTTCAATCTCGGACGCCTCTATTTCGACTGGAAAAAGTGGGACCGCATGCGCGACGCCGCGGGAAAAGCCCTGGAAATCAACCCGGATTTCAAAGAAGCGGAAAAAATGCGCGCCTACGCCATGAAAAAAATCTGA
- the carA gene encoding glutamine-hydrolyzing carbamoyl-phosphate synthase small subunit, which translates to MKAILALEDGTLFPGESFTGPIKANGEVIFNTGMTGYQEVLTDPSYAGQMVCMTYPLIGNYGVNPEDVESDRIQVAGFIVKECCKLPSNWRSTRPLPEYLAEAGVAGIEGVDTRALTRHLRLHGAMRGVISTQVDDTAALVEQARNIPLMQGQNLADRVSTDQPYLWTENGPETVNLNDFQWPDGGPRLVVYDFGIKWNIHRLLADQGFVQLTVPSGFAADDVRALKPDAVFLSNGPGDPAVVTGAVEATRDLCEDTPVGGICLGHQILGLALGGTTFKLPFGHHGCNHPVMDLETEKIEISSQNHGFCVDISGLNHLKMTHRNLNDDTLEGFAHRDKPVIAIQFHPEAAPGPHDSGYFFARFREMVRRESGK; encoded by the coding sequence ATGAAAGCAATTCTGGCCCTCGAAGACGGCACTCTCTTCCCGGGTGAATCCTTCACCGGCCCCATCAAGGCCAACGGCGAAGTGATCTTCAACACCGGCATGACCGGATACCAGGAGGTGCTGACCGACCCCTCCTACGCCGGGCAAATGGTCTGCATGACCTACCCGCTCATCGGCAACTACGGCGTGAACCCCGAAGACGTGGAATCCGACCGTATTCAGGTGGCCGGATTTATCGTCAAGGAGTGCTGCAAGCTGCCCAGCAACTGGCGTTCGACGCGTCCCTTGCCCGAATACCTCGCCGAAGCGGGCGTGGCCGGCATCGAAGGCGTGGACACCCGCGCCCTGACCCGGCATCTGCGGCTGCACGGCGCCATGCGCGGGGTCATTTCCACGCAGGTGGACGACACCGCCGCCCTGGTGGAACAGGCCCGGAATATTCCCCTCATGCAGGGACAAAACCTCGCGGACCGCGTTTCCACGGACCAGCCCTACCTCTGGACCGAAAATGGTCCCGAGACCGTCAACCTGAACGACTTTCAATGGCCTGATGGCGGTCCCCGGCTGGTGGTCTACGATTTCGGCATCAAATGGAACATCCACCGCCTGCTGGCCGATCAAGGGTTTGTGCAGCTCACGGTTCCTTCCGGCTTTGCTGCGGACGACGTTCGCGCCCTGAAGCCCGACGCCGTATTCCTCTCCAACGGTCCCGGCGACCCGGCCGTGGTCACCGGCGCAGTGGAGGCCACCCGCGACCTCTGCGAAGATACCCCGGTGGGCGGCATCTGCCTGGGCCACCAGATTCTGGGCCTGGCTTTAGGCGGCACCACCTTCAAACTGCCCTTCGGCCACCACGGCTGCAACCACCCGGTCATGGACCTGGAAACGGAAAAAATCGAGATTTCTTCCCAGAACCACGGCTTTTGCGTTGACATCTCCGGCCTGAATCATCTTAAAATGACCCACCGGAATCTGAACGACGATACCCTGGAAGGTTTTGCACACCGGGACAAGCCCGTCATCGCCATCCAGTTCCATCCGGAGGCGGCCCCGGGACCGCATGACAGCGGCTACTTTTTCGCACGTTTCCGCGAGATGGTCCGGCGGGAAAGCGGCAAGTAA
- the kdsB gene encoding 3-deoxy-manno-octulosonate cytidylyltransferase: MNDFPKCYGIIPARYASSRFPGKPLVEILGKPMFQHVFERARACPEMARVVLATDDERIRRAAREAGVPVIMTRADHASGTDRVLEAAEQLQAEPDSVVVNIQGDEPCLEPAMLSELLAPFHDPHVRVTTLAARISPEQAASPDRVKVALASSGNALYFSRAVIPFDRNGTGEDHLLHIGLYGFRMEALRTFAALPQGRLERRERLEQLRFLENGIPIRVSLTQHRCHGVDREADLTEVTNILREQA, from the coding sequence ATGAACGATTTTCCCAAATGCTACGGCATCATTCCGGCGCGGTACGCGTCTTCCCGTTTTCCGGGCAAACCCCTGGTGGAAATCCTGGGCAAGCCCATGTTTCAACACGTTTTTGAACGCGCGCGAGCCTGCCCGGAGATGGCCCGGGTCGTCCTGGCCACGGATGACGAACGCATCCGCCGCGCGGCCCGCGAAGCCGGCGTCCCCGTAATCATGACCCGAGCGGACCACGCCAGCGGCACGGATCGTGTTTTGGAGGCCGCGGAACAACTCCAGGCCGAACCAGATTCCGTCGTGGTGAACATCCAGGGTGACGAACCCTGTCTGGAACCCGCCATGCTTTCGGAACTGCTGGCCCCGTTCCATGACCCGCATGTTCGGGTGACCACGCTGGCCGCACGAATATCCCCGGAACAGGCCGCCTCTCCGGACAGGGTCAAGGTGGCCCTTGCCTCCAGCGGCAACGCGCTTTATTTTTCAAGAGCGGTCATTCCCTTCGACCGCAACGGGACGGGTGAAGACCACCTGTTGCACATCGGCCTTTATGGATTCCGTATGGAGGCGCTGCGGACCTTCGCCGCCCTGCCCCAAGGGCGTCTGGAACGACGCGAACGCCTCGAACAACTCCGGTTTCTGGAAAACGGCATCCCCATCAGGGTCAGCCTGACGCAACACCGCTGTCACGGCGTGGACCGCGAGGCGGATCTGACCGAAGTGACGAACATCCTCAGGGAGCAAGCATGA
- a CDS encoding 3-deoxy-D-manno-octulosonic acid transferase has protein sequence MAMLQTSLLRLYDLAWGAALPLLRRNRRLRHGWEQRILQAAYPGPCDLWIQAASVGEVFLAAELLRHLRSPWERPLSVLLTTNTKEGMEQLDALTTRRRSQRPDLQLATAYFPMDRPRIVRKALQRVRPRTVVLLESEMWPGFMAACRDCGSELLMVNGRMSEKSLRGYMKWPSLFRSLAPKRILAMSQADAARFSALYGHGHVDCMQNIKFDRIPGHATGAQTADNPLVPLLPAEAPFVVLASVREQEESAVETLIRGLRSARPDVVIGLFPRHLHRVEPWTKRLTDAKIPWVLRSKTGSGPISPGTVLLADRMGELGAAFVPATAAFVGGSLAPLGGQNFLEPLACGVIPVMGPHWDNFQWVGQGIVDSGLLRTAQDAAGVLALLLEHLAAPQDKDVVGARFQEYISKRRGGCETACRCIAHSLKRG, from the coding sequence ATGGCCATGCTTCAGACCAGCCTGCTGCGGCTGTACGATCTGGCCTGGGGGGCCGCCCTGCCGCTGCTGCGTCGCAATCGGCGACTGCGCCACGGCTGGGAGCAGCGTATCCTTCAGGCTGCCTACCCCGGCCCGTGCGACCTCTGGATTCAGGCAGCCAGCGTCGGAGAAGTCTTTCTTGCCGCCGAACTGCTCCGGCATCTGCGCTCCCCGTGGGAACGGCCCCTCAGCGTGCTGCTGACCACCAACACCAAAGAAGGAATGGAACAGCTGGACGCACTGACCACGCGACGGCGTTCGCAACGGCCCGATCTGCAACTTGCCACGGCCTATTTCCCCATGGACCGGCCGCGCATCGTACGCAAGGCGCTGCAGCGGGTGCGCCCCCGCACCGTGGTGCTCCTGGAATCGGAAATGTGGCCCGGATTCATGGCGGCATGCAGGGACTGCGGCTCGGAACTGCTGATGGTGAACGGCCGCATGAGCGAAAAGAGCCTGCGCGGTTACATGAAGTGGCCATCCCTGTTCCGGTCCCTGGCGCCCAAACGGATCCTGGCCATGTCCCAAGCGGACGCAGCGCGGTTTTCCGCGCTCTATGGACACGGGCATGTGGACTGCATGCAGAACATCAAATTCGACCGCATCCCCGGCCACGCAACAGGCGCACAAACTGCCGACAATCCCCTGGTGCCTCTGCTTCCAGCCGAAGCGCCCTTCGTGGTGCTGGCTTCGGTGCGCGAGCAGGAAGAATCCGCGGTGGAAACCCTGATTCGCGGTCTGCGTTCGGCACGGCCAGACGTGGTCATCGGCCTGTTCCCCCGCCACCTGCACCGCGTGGAACCCTGGACCAAACGGCTTACGGATGCAAAAATCCCCTGGGTGCTCCGCTCCAAGACCGGCTCCGGCCCAATTTCCCCGGGTACGGTTCTGCTGGCCGACCGCATGGGTGAACTGGGAGCGGCCTTTGTACCGGCTACTGCGGCGTTTGTGGGCGGCAGTCTGGCCCCCCTTGGAGGACAAAATTTTCTGGAACCTCTGGCCTGCGGCGTCATTCCCGTTATGGGTCCGCATTGGGACAATTTCCAGTGGGTGGGACAGGGCATCGTGGACAGCGGCCTGTTGCGCACAGCCCAGGACGCCGCGGGTGTGCTGGCCCTGCTGCTGGAACATCTGGCAGCCCCGCAGGATAAAGACGTGGTCGGCGCACGCTTCCAGGAGTATATATCGAAACGACGCGGCGGCTGCGAAACCGCCTGCCGCTGTATTGCCCATTCCCTGAAAAGAGGATAG
- a CDS encoding D-alanine--D-alanine ligase family protein has translation MKVLLIAGGWSTERDVSLASARNIGTALDELGHDVTFLDLLDGFGTLVRLARENDFAFLALHGAPGEDGLVQAVLESAGCPYQGSGPAASFLALNKAASKALFREADLRTPDWELIPRPGTGTPLQLRYPVFVKPNMGGSSLGMSLVEREVDLPPALEKVHALGEEALVEAAVPGVEVTCGILGETPQPLILIRPKHGSAYFDYQNKYDQDGADEICPAPVDEELVREVQHISLEAHRILGCRGYSRADFMVQEGVPYLLEVNTLPGMTSTSLLPRSAKVTGLDFNALIAELIRLGMEHN, from the coding sequence GTGAAAGTACTTTTGATAGCGGGCGGCTGGTCCACGGAGCGTGACGTCTCCCTGGCTTCGGCCCGCAATATCGGCACGGCCCTGGACGAATTGGGCCATGACGTAACCTTCCTGGATCTTCTGGACGGCTTCGGCACGTTGGTGCGGCTGGCCAGAGAAAACGATTTCGCCTTCCTCGCCCTGCACGGCGCCCCGGGCGAGGACGGATTGGTGCAGGCCGTGTTGGAAAGCGCGGGATGTCCTTATCAAGGCTCCGGCCCGGCGGCCTCCTTTCTGGCGCTGAATAAGGCCGCGTCCAAGGCGCTCTTCCGGGAGGCGGATCTCCGCACCCCGGATTGGGAGCTGATTCCCCGGCCCGGAACCGGCACACCGCTGCAACTGCGCTATCCTGTTTTCGTCAAACCCAATATGGGCGGCTCCAGCCTGGGCATGTCCCTGGTGGAACGCGAAGTGGACCTGCCCCCGGCTTTGGAAAAAGTCCACGCCCTGGGCGAAGAAGCGCTTGTGGAAGCTGCGGTTCCCGGCGTGGAGGTCACTTGCGGCATCCTCGGTGAAACACCCCAGCCCCTCATCCTCATCCGGCCAAAGCACGGTTCCGCCTACTTTGACTACCAAAACAAATATGACCAGGACGGCGCGGATGAAATCTGCCCCGCGCCCGTGGACGAGGAACTGGTTCGCGAGGTCCAGCACATCTCCCTGGAGGCCCACCGGATTCTCGGTTGCCGGGGCTACTCCCGGGCCGACTTCATGGTGCAGGAGGGCGTTCCCTATCTTCTGGAGGTCAACACCCTGCCCGGCATGACCTCCACCAGCCTGCTCCCCCGATCCGCCAAGGTCACGGGGCTGGATTTCAACGCCCTGATCGCGGAACTCATCCGGCTGGGCATGGAGCACAACTGA
- a CDS encoding HDIG domain-containing metalloprotein has protein sequence MKNPLQSYLPPLKNPPRPPKGLTGRVPSREECVRIWDRHAMPDHIRAHCTQVARIAEHLALLARDVGLNVDVDAVRASALLHDIAKVYTIHHGGNHSQLGASWVMDATGNPSLAQGVMHHVFWPFSMQLPRDLLPLAVIYGDKRVAHDRIVSLDARFDDLITRYGKTQIIRDRIAHTHQQAMEMEQLFGTTLKVNIRESTFDSGRLVHGA, from the coding sequence ATGAAGAATCCGCTCCAATCGTATCTGCCCCCCCTGAAAAATCCGCCCAGACCGCCGAAAGGTCTGACCGGCCGGGTTCCCTCCAGGGAAGAATGCGTCCGCATCTGGGACCGGCACGCCATGCCGGACCACATCCGCGCCCACTGCACCCAGGTGGCCCGCATCGCCGAACACCTGGCCCTGCTCGCCCGCGACGTGGGACTGAACGTCGATGTGGACGCTGTGCGCGCCTCGGCCCTGCTGCACGATATCGCCAAGGTCTACACCATCCATCACGGCGGCAACCACAGCCAACTGGGAGCGTCCTGGGTCATGGACGCTACCGGCAACCCGAGTCTTGCCCAGGGCGTCATGCACCATGTATTCTGGCCGTTCAGCATGCAGCTCCCCCGCGACCTGTTGCCCCTGGCTGTAATCTACGGCGATAAACGGGTGGCCCACGACCGGATCGTCTCCCTGGACGCCCGCTTTGACGACCTGATCACCCGCTACGGAAAAACCCAGATCATTCGGGACAGGATCGCCCACACCCATCAGCAGGCCATGGAGATGGAGCAACTTTTCGGCACAACCCTCAAGGTGAACATTCGTGAAAGTACTTTTGATAGCGGGCGGCTGGTCCACGGAGCGTGA
- a CDS encoding TusE/DsrC/DsvC family sulfur relay protein — MATVEFNGKSFEVDEDGFLLSFDGWNPEWVEFVKEQEGIAEITDDHQKVIEFLQDYYKKNGIAPMVRILSKVTGFKLKQIYELFPSGPGKGACKMAGLPKPTGCV; from the coding sequence ATGGCTACTGTTGAGTTCAACGGCAAATCCTTTGAAGTGGATGAGGACGGTTTCCTGCTGAGCTTTGACGGCTGGAATCCCGAATGGGTCGAGTTCGTCAAGGAGCAGGAAGGCATCGCCGAGATCACCGACGACCACCAGAAGGTCATCGAGTTCCTGCAGGACTACTACAAGAAGAACGGCATCGCCCCGATGGTCCGCATTCTTTCCAAGGTCACCGGCTTCAAGCTGAAGCAGATCTACGAACTGTTCCCGTCCGGACCCGGCAAGGGAGCCTGTAAGATGGCTGGCCTGCCCAAGCCCACCGGCTGCGTGTAA